TCCTGAGATAATTCCGCAGTACAAGTAACCGGTTCAGGCGACCGAGTTTAGAATCGTCGGCCTTTTTTAAAGCACCGAGGTTAAGCAGTTCTCCTTTATAATCATATTGGATGTCGTCAAGTACGCTCGCGATATGCACCTGATACCCCGCATCTGCCAACAGGATGGACAGCAAGGCGGCAGAACGCTCTGCACCGCCACCGCCAAGCGAGGAGGTCACGATAAGCACTTTAATCCGATCCATTTACTTTCATATATTTGCCAAATATACTAATATATGGACATCTTACTCGTAGGGGAATACAGCCGGCTGCACAATTCGCTGAAGGAAGGCCTGATAGAAAACGGCCACCGTGTGCGGCTCGCTGGTTTTGCCGACGGGTTTAAGGATTATCCTGTGGATTTAAAATTCAACAAGCCCTGGGATTGCGGTTTTCTCAGGAAGATTAAAGTCCTTGTCCATAAAATAACCGGATTTAATGTCAGTTCTTACCTGATTTACCGCCAGTTTTACAAAAACCGGGCGCTTTTTTCAGGACATGACGTGGTGCAACTGATCAATGAAAACAGCTTTTACTGTGGTTACCATTATGAGCGAAAAATCCTCGAATACATTTTCAGGAACAACAAAAAAGTCTTCCTGCTTTCGTGCGGCAGCGATTATACGAATGTGAGGTACTGTTTTCAGAATCCCGGATTTAAATCGGTGGTGCAACCCTACCTGGCGGGCAAAATAAAGAAAAAGGATTTCCTGCCGGTGCTGAAATTCCGCAAAGCGGGTTACCGCAAACTTCACGATTACCTGTATGAGCACATTTCAGGTGTTATCGCGTCCGACCTGGATTATCATGTGCCGTTGGCTGGCCATCCGAAATACCTGGGCATGATTCCCAATCCGGTCAATCTCGAAAAATTACGTACCGAGGATGACGGCCATTCGGACAAGATTGTCATTTTCTTAGGCATCAACCAGGAGAATTATTTTCGGAAAGGCATCGATTTTTTTGAAAAGGCTTTGGCTGTCATTCAGCACAAGTATGCCAAACAGGTAGAGATTATCGTAACACGGAACCTTCCGTACAACCAATACATTTCCGCTTACAACCGCGCCCACATTATACTGGACCAGACCTATTCACTGGATCAGGGATACAATGCGCTCGAAGCCATGGCCAAAGGCAAAGTGGTATTTACCGGCGCCGAAAAATTATTTGAAACCCATTATGGCCTGACCGAAAAAGTAGCCGTAAACGCGTTGCCTGACACGGATTATATTGTGAAACAACTCGCATTCCTGATTGAGCATCCCGAAGAAATCAAAGCCATTGGGAAGCGCGCGGAAGCGTTTATAAAGACGCAACACGATCACGCCGGAATCGCCCGAAAATACGTGTCGATATGGGAATAACCGAATCGTTACGTCATTTTTGCCGTTCGGGCTGGCCGGCGTATCTCATCCCGCTGGCCGTGTCAGTGTATTATGCCGTGGTGATGCCGGTTTCCTACGATGAGGCGTGGACATACATCCACTTCACCCACAAAGGGTTTATCACCTCGGTAACGCATTATCCTGCACCGAACAACCACATCCTGCACTCGGTGCTAACGAATATCACGAAATACATCCCGCTTTGGACAGACCTGCTGAAACTGCGCGTATCGAGTATCGTGGCCAATTTCGTTTCGTTGATCGTGCTCTACCGCCTGGTATCAGCACATTACAACACGAGGCTGGCGCTCGCCGTAGTAGCGGTCTCATCAATGCTTTTCATGAATGTGTATTACAGTTATATGTCGCGCGGTTACGCGTTGTACAATTTGTTTTTCATCAGCGCGCTGTTTGCTGCCTTTAATATCATAAAGAACCTTCGGGTGCGGCGCAATTGGATCCTGCTCAGTGTATGTTGTATCCTCGGGCTTTGTACGGTGCCTACTTTCGTTTATGCTGTGGTCATCCTTCATGTTTTTGTTGTCGTTTCGCTAAGAAAATTAACGCGTGCACAGATTATATCGGGTTACAGCATCGTGCTGGGCACCGCACTGTTGTACCTGCCTGTGGTGTGGTACGACGGGATCGGGGCGCTGACGAAAATTTCCCATAAGATGGGAATGACGTTTTATCAGGCGGCCAAATCGATGCCGGGGCATTACCTCGATATGTTCCGGCAGATTTCGGGAGTCCATTGGATATTGTTTTTAATACTCCTCGGATGGTCATGCTTCAGGTTGCTGAAAACCCGTGACCGCAATGATCTCACGTTCGCGGCAACGATGCTCGTCTTACCGGCAGTCATCCTGCCGATACACCACCTGGTGCCGTTTGTGCGGGTTTTCAATTATTACAGCGCCATCTTTGTGCTGATCATATTGCTGCCTTATACAAATCAGATTGGCAGGCTGCGATTAAAAGTCTTGCTGCCCATACTGATTGGGATACAATCATTGCTTTTGCTGAATTTCAGCCGTGCGGTACTCCAATTTGAGGAAAAGGACCTGGCCATCAATCTTACTGCCGATCGCATCATTCCTGAAATCATTGGCGAGAAGCGTTACTTTTTCGACGGCGTCATCCTGTGTACCAACCTGGAATTCCACCTCATCACCGAAGGATATAAAAAATATAAGATTACGGATTGCGAGCCCTTCCCGCTCAATACCGATACGCTGTCCGGGTATGATTATGCTTTCGTTCGCAGGGACATGGACAAAACGGCCCGCCGCACCGTATTTTTTAAAACCCCGTACTACAACATCTACAAAATAAAATGAAAACGCAACAGCCTCTTAACATACGCCTGATGCTGTTGCTGATCCTGCTGGTATCGGTGGCCAAAATTGTCCTCATCAACAAGGGTTTCCTTGCGTTCCCTGACGAAGGCCGCTACCGCGCGGCAGGGCAGATATTGAAAAGCCTCGCAAACGCGGATTGGCATGCAGCAATCGAATTCCTGTTTTCCACCAAAGGAAGGCCCGGCGACACCACCCTTAAAATTGTTCCGACGGTACTGCAATATGGCAACGCCTCGCTGTTCGGGCTTGAAATATACGAACCGGCAAATTCGTGGCCGGTATTTGCATACAACCTGGCCATCCATGCCCTGCTGCTGCTGTTGCATTACCGTGTGTCGCGGCACTTCCTTAAGGACAGGTTCCTGGCGCTGTTCAGCGTTTTGGTTTTTGCGACTTTGGTGGTCTCATATATTTCCCTACGCCACGCCGACCCATACGATGCGAGTCTGTTGATCCTTTATTACGTATTTTATAAACTGGTTTCGACGAACGGCGTAACCACCCGAAAAATGTTTGTTTACGGCGGTCTGGCGTTTTTCGGGTATTTGTGCTATCCGGGTTACGTTCTGCTTTTCCTGGCCATCCCATTGGTTTACCTGATAAGGAAAATAAGCACATCAGGGTCCGCCAAAGCATTCAGTCGCGTATTGGCTTTTGCGGCAGGAAGCAGTGTTTGCCTGGTGGTGTTTGAGGCACTTGCACAGATCGGCGGCACCTCGTTCATCAAAAACTCCCTTTTGTTGTCAGGGACTATCGTACAGGGCTCGTTTGAGGAATGCTTCTCGTTCGTGTTCAGGTACCTTTGCGAAGCCGAAGGTATTAACGGCGTATTCCTGATTATCGGGCTGTGCCTGTTTTCCGTCTTATTCGTCAGGAACATCCGCAGCGTGGCATCTGAGCCCATGTACCTTACTTTTGCTGTATTGCTGTTGTTGTTTGTAGCCTATTCCGCCGCGGGCTTTTACGGGCACAAGGTCGTCTGGTATGCGAGGCTGCTCAAACAGTTTTTGCCATTCCTGGTCATTTTCACCATCTTTGCGATAGCCGCCATAGCAGGAAGTTTTCGCGCAAGGCCCATAGTAACGACCTGCATCGTATTCGCGGTAAGTGCGACATTGGCGGTGGCATTCGCACTTCAGTTGAATGCCTACCGGCAATACACGTACCCTAAGGATGTTGCCTGGGAATACTACAATAAATACCGCTTTAAAAGTGCTGCAACGGTTTCGGAATACAGCAGAGCCCGGCCGGACATGCCGAATTTCAGCATCGTGAAGAAGAAGTTTCCCCGCGAAAATGCACCTGGACTTGTATTTGTCAATGTCACCGATATTTATCCTTTCAACGATATCGAAAACTACCATCAATACCTGCCCGACGCGGACGAAAGGTTGCTCTTTTCCGGCGAAAGCTGCCTGAATTTCAAGCCGTATCAGTTTGAAGCTTATGATATCTGGGCGAGGAAAAACCTGGATGAAGCGAAATTGCGTATCAAGGTGTACCGCAAGCAGGGCGCCCGTTAACGACCGTTACTTTTCCTCATGGTATTCCTGCTCCGTGTTGATGGACCAGATGTTTTCCTTTGAAACCGAACCATTCTTTATATTCTCCACCGCCTGGATTGCCGTAAGCATCGAATGGTCCTGGTTGTTGTATTTGTGCATCCCGTTGCGGCCTACCAGGTATAGGTTTTCGATTGCATCGGTGAATTCCCTGATCTCATCAAACCGCGCGTAGGTTCCGAAATAGGCAGGATATGTCTTTGGCATCTTGATTACGGTAAAATCAAGCACGTCTGCGGCAGCGTCAATGAAACCGAGTTGCTGCATCTCGCGCATCGCCATCTCACCCATTGCCTCGGGCGACTGATCCCATATGTTGTCGCCTTCATTACAGAAATACTCCAGTCCAACCCAGAATGTCCCGGCGTCTTTCACCAAAAACGGGCTCCAGTTATTGAAAACCTGGATGCGGCCTACCTTGACGTAAGGTTCCTGTATGTAAATCCAATTGTCGTCAGGGGTGTGATTCATTTTTTTCAGGAGCAGGCCAACGGTAATGAAGTCACGGTATTTCAAGCCTTGAGCCACTTCTGAGACGTTCGCGGGAATATCCGTCTGCAGCGCCGAGATCAACTCGCTGACGGGCATCGTCGATAAAAAGTAATCGCCATGAACCTCTTCCGACACACCCAAAGCATCGGTAACGGTGACGCCTGATATTTTTCCTTCCGCAAAATGAATCGCTGTCACTTTGGTGTTTAATTTGAGGATGCCGCCGCCCGCCGAGATCCTATCAGCAACCTCTTCCCACATCTGGCCTGGACCGTACTTGGGGTAAAGGAAATATTCGATGAGCGACGTTTCAGTGTCCTTCTGTCCTATGCTATTATTTTTTTTGCCGAAAAGACGCTTAAAGTAATGGATGAGCGTCGTGGTAACCGACAATCCCTTGATGCGCTGCGCGCCCCATTCGGCACTGATCTCAGAACACGGTATGCCCCAGACCTTTTCGGTATAATCCCTGAAAAACAGCCTGTAAAGCCGTTTACCGAAACGGTTGATGAAGAACTGGTCCAGCGTCTGCACTTCCTTTATCGGAAACAGGCTCGCCTTAATGTAACTCATCCCGATCAGGAAGGTATTGAATAAACCGATTTTACGGACCGTTTCGGGCGTGAGCGAGATCGGGTAGTCAAAAAACTGTTTATTGAAGAAAATACGCGACTTCCGCCGGCGCACAAGCATCACTTTATCATGGTCTGCTGCGTGGGGAATGTTTTTTATGACGGCCGACTTATTCTGGTAAGAAATCCTGATTTCCTCGCTGTCCGATTGGATGGGCAGGATGTCATTCCACCAATTCATCACGACATCCGACTTCGAAAAGAAACGATGTCCGCCAATGTCGATCTTATTGCCTTTGTAATCGACCGTACGCGAAATCCCGCCCCAGTAATCACTCATTTCAATGACCACCGGCTGGATGTCAGTCTGTTTCAGGAATTCATACGCTGCGGTTAATCCTGCAGGACCTCCCCCGATAATGATGGCTTTTTTTGATTTCAATCCGCTCAATTGTTAGCTGCCCAAAACTACATTAAATTGTCGAAAACAAATCTTTATTCTGCTATATTTGGGAGGAAAATTTACGAGATGATGCGCCACGCCCGACTTTACCCATACCTTTTCGCCCTGGTCGTTGCGTTTTACTGCCTTGTCCTGGCGCGCTTTGGGTTTGAAAACTGGGATTCGGGATTCATAAACGGGTTCAGCTGGCGGCTCTTGCAGGGCGAGATGCCATACCGCGATTTCATCTACATCAGGCCGCCGTTCTCGATTTATCTGCACGCCATACTGCTCCGGGTTTTACCTGAGACCGGGCAGATTTATTGCATCCGGATTGCCGGCTACCTGTCGTTTGCATTGATCAGCTGGTGTGTCGTTTCCGGATTTGACAAAGTATACCGGCTGCGACAACTCCAACTCGACAAATGGGCGGTCATGACGCTTTGTTTCATGGCATCGGTACACAATTTCTTTGCAGATCCGTGGTTTACCGTTGACGGTATCTTATTCGCCTCGGTAGCGTTCTATTTGGTGTGCCGCAGCCGTAACCTTTCGCTCGCGCAATTGTTCGCAGTATCGCTGTGCTGTGTGCTGTCGGCACTCGTCAAGCAGTCTTTTTATCCGATCCCGATCGGTTTCGGTTTGTGGATTCTTCTGAAGGAAGGTTTCCGAAAGGCTGCCTTTTTTGGATTTTTCTCGGCAATGCTTCTGGGAATTTTCGTGGCGTGGCTGCTGTCTTTCACGTCCTGGAGCCTTTTCCTGGGCCAGGTCGCAGGGGTGGCCAATGCCGGAAATCTGTACGATACCGGCTTCATGAATTACCTCCATATTTATCATAACAAAATTATTTTTGGCATGGTAATGGCCCTGCCTTTGTTGATCTCATGGTTCATGTGCCGCAAACGGCCCACGCTTCAGGACTATCTCAAATGGCTTGCTATGGTCATTTTTATTTCGGCGTTTCTCGCGGTACCGTTCATACGCTTCAAAGATGTCCCGGTAATTTTTTTCAATGCCGTTGCGGCGGGACTGCTTTATCGTATTGTGAAGGAAAAAACGCTGAAACCGTTCCTGCCTGTAATCGCTTTAATGATGATCGGCTGGTGCGCTTCGCTAAGCCTGGGCTACAAGACGCCGGTACTTTTCTCAGGCGGATTGATCGTCAGTTACCTGTGGCTGATGCATGAGGATTTTGCCGCGCTCGGGCTGAGGCGATATTATACGTCGGCGGGGCTTGCCGTTTGCGCATTCATGCTTTTGTTGAATATCCATCCGTACCGCAGCCAACCCATCACAACATTAGATTGTGGGATGGAAGCTGTTTCTCCAAAACTGGCATTCATCCGAAGCGACAAAGCGACGCTCGAAAAGCACCTGGAGCTGAAAAAACTCGCGCAGCGTTTCGGTCCCGGTTATTTCACGGCACCATCGCTTCCCTTATCCCATTATCTTTTTGGCACACAAAATCCAATGCCCGCCGGGTGGCTGACGAATTTTGAAATCAACGGCAAGGTGTCCGGATTGCTGGAAGCGGCTTCCCGGAAAAAGGCATATATGTTCCTTGAAAAATCATTCCTTGACGGGGAACCGTTTATCGCTTCAGACCAAAATCGGAAAGATTTCAGTCAATTCGCGTGGGTTATTTACCATAAATGCCGTCCCATAATGCAAACACGGCATTTTCTGGTATACCAAACCGATGAAATCCGGAAAACCCTCTAGCGTCCTTTCGTGAAAATCACATTGCGCAGATGCAGGAACAGCAGCAGGTTGTATATTGAATAGGTTACGAAATGCGCCATAACAACGCCTTCAATGCCGTAGCTGCCAACCAGGTAGCGGCTGCAGAAAAACATCACACCCATAGACGCAAATTCTGTGACAATGAAGGCGGCCGTGTGTTTTTTCGCTACCAGATAGTATCCCAGGATCATCGACAATGCCTTGAGCAGATCGCCTGACAGCTGCCAGAAAAACAAGGCATCGACTGGGACGAAGGCTTTGGTAAACAAGAGCCGCACGACGAACCCCCGCATCACATATAAGGCCAGCAGCGCGAGCGCAAAAACCGGCAGTATATTCCGGAAGTAACTGAAAATGACAGTACGAGTCTCAGCATTGGTTTTCGCTGTGACTAGTTTTGGCAGGAAGTACACAGACACGACGGTACTGACAAACATCATATAGTAGCCTGAAATCCTGCTCATTGCTTCCCAATAGCCCGCATTTTCAATACCTTCCGAAACGATAATATAGTTTCGGACAGCCACAAAAACCAATGGTGAGATGACGGCTGACACTACCGCCATCAGCGAGTAAGACGACATTTTTTTGATGATTCCAAACGAAAAATACGACCGGCTGAAATAGGCGAACGACGAGATTTCCTTTGGGATAAAAAACAGGACCGCAAAAAATACCAGCGCGGGCGCCACGATCACGGCCAGCAAGGCACCGAAAGTATGGTATTGCGAAACCAGGATCACCGAAAGCGCCAGCCCGATGACATTTCCGCACATGTTGATGTACACCACTTCGCGGAACTTTCCCAACCCGTTGATTACCGAAATCAGCAGCAAAGAACAGGCATACCAGGGCATCGCAGCGGCCAGCACGCGGAAAATTGATTGGTAAGGGTACGCCTCCCCGAAAATCAGGTCACTCCAAAGCCCCGCCAGGAAAAACAATGACAGGCTCAGCAGCATCGCTACGACGGCCAATGACAGGAAGACGGTCGAAAGGATGCGACGCAACTCGGTCGGGTTGCCCTTATTTTCAGCAGTATATTTAACAAGTCCGTTCTGGAAACCCAGGGTACCGGCCGTTTCCAAAGAAGAAAGGAAATTCCGGAGATTCCCGACAAGGGCCATGCCTGATGGTCCGACAAAGACCGCAATTACTTTCGACGTGACCAGGCCAATGGCGATTTTGAGGGCGACACTCAGCGAATTTAAGGATGCCGCTTTAAATAACGAAGATTTCCATATGCCCCTGATGCTGTCCAATTAATAACAGTTTAAGGCTGAAATAACGACGCCTGCCTCGGTTTCGGTCATGACCGGCGAAATCGGGAGGCTCAGGACTTCATCGTGGATTTTCTCCGTAATCGGTAAAGACAAATGATGCCAGTCCGTCAACGCTTTTTGCCTGTGCGGCGCAATCGGGTAATGGATTTGCGTGCTGATGCCGTGATCGGATAAAAACCGTTGCAGCCCCTCCCTGTCCGCCGTCCGGATTACATACAGGTGAAACACATGGCTGTGGTTTCCGGGGTTGAAAGGCAATGTGATCTTTGGATTGGAGATTCCGGCGCCATATATCGCTGCAATGTTCCTGCGGTGGTCATTGTCGGGATCCAGTCCGTCCAGTTTGACGTTCAGGAAGGCCGCCTGGATTTCGTCCAGGCGTGAATTCGTGCCTGCAATGTCATGACGGTATTTGACTTCACTACCATAATTGTGCAGGGAATAGACCGTTGCAGCCAGCGCGTCGTCATTTGTCGTAATCGCACCCGCATCGCCCAAAGCACCCAGGTTTTTTGCAGGATAGAAACTGAAGGCGGCGGCATCTGAAAGGTTTCCCGCACGAACGCCTGCGCCGGTCATCGCGCCATGCGCCTGCGCGGCATCTTCAATCAGGAGCAGTCCGTGCTTTTCGGCAAGCGCCGACAATGCCGCCATGTCTGCAAGCTGCCCATACAGATGCACCGCAATAATGGCCTTGGTTTTCGTGCTGATCTTATCCGTCGCCGCTGTTGGATCAAGGTTGAAAGTCTTTACATCGGGTTCGGCAGCCACAGGCACCAAACCTGCTTCGAGCACCGAAAGCATCGTAGCGATAAACGTATTGGCAGGCACGATGACTTCATCGCCCGGTTGTAGCCTGCCCAACTGTACATAAGCCTTGAGGATCAGCACCAGGGCGTCCAGTCCGTTTGCCACGCCGATGCAGTGTTTGGTACCGCAGTACGCAGCGTATTTTTGTTCGAATGCCTTTACCTCGTCGCCGAGGATGAACCAACCCTTTTGCAGGATATCGTCCAGTCTTTGGCGGAAGCCGGCTTCATACGGCGCGTTTATTTTATGTAAATCCAAAAATGGTATCATAGGCAGCTTATATCAAAACGTCGTCGAGTAGTACGTAACCGGCCGTGTCGACCTCATAGAAATCCTGAACCATGGTCGTGGCCCCAAAACTCTCTTTCCAGTATGACAGCCCGGCGTTGAGCTTTTGGCCCATACTTTCATTCGATATCCCGAAATCGAAAAACTTCTTTTCCCGAAAAGTCCCGCGTATCAAAGTGTCAAATAAAAAGTCCAGGCTGCCCAAATCAGCGCGGGTTTCATTCGCGGCAATATACTGCGCGTGGGCGACATTCGGCGTCTCAAATATCGTAGTGCCGGCCACAAGTGTATCTTGGTGATACACATTGAAATGACGGATACTTTGTGGAAACTGCGACGCGAGCCGCTGGATTTCTTCGAGCGAATGCACGGGTCTTGTCTGATGCCGAGACCCTAAATTAGGAATCAGGATTTGGTTCCAGAACGCCTCGAATGAATGCTCTTCGCGAACCGCCAGCTGGTTTTCAACACCCTTTTTGATGCCGCGTCTGCGCAGCGCGGAGATTTTATAACGGCTGTTGCTTTCAATGACTGACAATGTATCACGCCGTACGAGCCGTGCTTTGGCTAAAAACAGCGCGTAGTCGCATTCCTGCCGCGGCTTGAGGCAATATACTGGCGGAAGACATTTGTACGACAACATTGTGAACCCGTTTTGTTGTGCGAAATACAAAACCGCCCTAAAGACGGCGATCACTTCGTGCAATCTGAGGCTTCCGTAAACGAGTCCGCCATACGTCAGCCCCTGATGGGAATAAAGCGTATTTCCGGCAGCATTCGCAGGCAGTAAAGCCACAAGACGGCTGCCTTCATAAATCATCAGCGAAAAATCTAAAAACCTATCGGCGTGATAGTCCATGAAATTCCGGTGAAACAGGAAGCTTGCCTGGTCTGCCTGATCCAGGAAATCATTCCAGACGGCAGCATCAGTGGTTTGGTATCGTATGACGGTGTAGTTTTTCAAGCGTGTTGGTTGACTCTGGAAAATTACTGATTTTTTAGTTTCCGCCGCAGCCTTTCGGCAAAAAGGCGTCCAATAAAAATATTTGTATCTTTAAACCTAAAATTGCAAAAGTGAAACTGATCAAACGCCTTGTTTATTGCCTGGTTACGGCATTAATCTGCTGCAGCGTCCATTCGCAGGCGATTTCACTTTACCAGCAGTTTAACGGCCGTTACGATTTCGTGTTTATTGGCAATACGCTTAACGCAATGGAGAACAACAGCCTGCCGGGCATTCCGCCGCCGCCCTGTTCCATCCTGACCGAATCTTCCGCTGACCTGCTGCTTGCTCCCGACGACGTGATTACCAAGGCGTACCTGTATTGGGCCGGCTCGGGTACCGGTGTTTTTAACGTAATGCTGAATGACGAAGCCATTTCCGCCCAGCGTACCTTCAGTATTGTCAATAGCGCGGGTCTGGAATGCTTCAGTGCTTTTGCAGATATCACCGACTTTATCGTTGCCAATGGCAATACGACTTATAATTTCTCAGGAATGGACCTTAGCGACACCATCCCTCCCTATTGCCCCACCGGAGGCAATTTCGGCGGATGGGCGATTATTATCGTCTATGAAAATGCCGCATTGCCATTGAACCAACTCAATGTTTACGATGGTATGCAGGCGATTCCGGGCAACATCACCATCACGCTGGACAGCCTCAATGTCATTGACGATGAAGGGGCGAAGATCGGGTTCCTGGCCTGGGAAGGCGACAAGAACATTTCAGACGGTGAAAAGCTTTTCATCAACGAGCACCTGCTCAGCAATGCACTGAATCCTTCCACAAACGCCTTCAATGGCACCAACAGTTTTACCAACTCCGACACGCTGTACAATATGGACCTCGATGTCTACAACATTCAGGGAAACATCAGCATCGGTGATGTCGAGGCGACCATCAGGCTGGAATCGACGCGCGATTTCGTCATGGTCAACGCGATAGTGACCAAACTCAACAGCCAGCTTCCCGACGCGGTGATTGCAATCGACGGCACCGAAAAATCATGCAACTCCAGGTCAATTACCGTCGACTATACCGTCTCAAATCCAAACAGCACCGATCCGCTTCCCGCCAATACCGAAGTCGCCGCATTTGCAGACAGCCAGTATTTGGGTGGCGGATTCACCGTTGCCATCATCCCGATTGGTGGCAGCGAGTCAGGTACTGTCACGCTCGAGATCCCGGCCTCCGTTCCTGCCGACTTTACGCTGCGGCTCGTGGTCGACAGCAATGCGGCGGGTGCCGGCAGCGTCAAGGAAATCAATGAGGGCAACAATGCGGCCACGATTGCTTTTTCGCTGATTGCCTCTCCTGAGTTTAACCCGCCACCGGATCTCGTGGCATGCAATGAAGGCGGAATGCGCGGCACGTTTGACTTTTCAGGCTACCCCGACCTGATTAAGTTGCGGCCGGGCGATATGGTAGCGTTTTTTAATTCAGCGGAGGACGCTGCAGCGGACGTCAATCAGATTAACAATCCGGAAGCCCTCTCTGCCATTGCCCCACAGCCGGTTTTTGTGCGGATCAGCAACGGGGACTGCTACAGTGTGACGTCTTTTAACTTACGGGTACGCAACTGCCCACCGAAGGTTTACAACCTTGTCGAGCCGTTCGGGAATAACTTCTACGACACCTTCCTGATTGACGGACTTCGGGATATTTTTGTGGATTTCCGGTTGTCGATTTACAACCGTTGGGGTGCGCTGGTCTGGACCGGCGACAACAGCAGGGACGACTGGGATGGCACGGCATCGGAAGGATTCCGGCTGTCCGGGAAGGACCTTCCCGGCGGGACTTACTATTACATACTCGAACTCAACGATCCGGATTACCCCAATCCCCTGGCGGGATTTGTGTACCTGAAGAAGTAAGCGCACGGCACCGCGTGAGGGATGGCAGCGGCATCCTTTTGCCCATCCCGCAGGGTGGGCAAAAGATACAGCGCACAGCCCGACCCGAGGTACGAGGGGCACGCCCCCGCAATTGGCATACTCAACCGCGCTCTAAAGGCGACAGGTACCATCTGAACTTCACGGCCATGAGTCTCAGGGCAATGATGATGCAGGAAGTGATCAGGTAAATCGCATCTTTTCCCAGACCTGTTTTCTGCAATGCAAAGAAGACCACGCCGCCGACGATGCATATGGTAGCGTATATCTCGCGCCTGAAAATTACGGGGATTTCATTGCATAAGATGTCGCGGATGACCCCGCCGAAACTCGCGGTCATGGTGCCCAGTGCGATGCAGATTACAGGGTGCAGCCCGATGTTGATACCCTTTTCGAGGCCGATCAGGGTGAAGACCCCCAAACCGATCGTGTCAAATAAAAACAAAGAAACGCGCAGGCGATCCAGTTTCTTCCTGAAGAGGATTGCGAGGAAAAATCCCGCGCTGATCAGG
The nucleotide sequence above comes from Flavobacterium magnum. Encoded proteins:
- a CDS encoding gliding motility-associated C-terminal domain-containing protein; this translates as MKLIKRLVYCLVTALICCSVHSQAISLYQQFNGRYDFVFIGNTLNAMENNSLPGIPPPPCSILTESSADLLLAPDDVITKAYLYWAGSGTGVFNVMLNDEAISAQRTFSIVNSAGLECFSAFADITDFIVANGNTTYNFSGMDLSDTIPPYCPTGGNFGGWAIIIVYENAALPLNQLNVYDGMQAIPGNITITLDSLNVIDDEGAKIGFLAWEGDKNISDGEKLFINEHLLSNALNPSTNAFNGTNSFTNSDTLYNMDLDVYNIQGNISIGDVEATIRLESTRDFVMVNAIVTKLNSQLPDAVIAIDGTEKSCNSRSITVDYTVSNPNSTDPLPANTEVAAFADSQYLGGGFTVAIIPIGGSESGTVTLEIPASVPADFTLRLVVDSNAAGAGSVKEINEGNNAATIAFSLIASPEFNPPPDLVACNEGGMRGTFDFSGYPDLIKLRPGDMVAFFNSAEDAAADVNQINNPEALSAIAPQPVFVRISNGDCYSVTSFNLRVRNCPPKVYNLVEPFGNNFYDTFLIDGLRDIFVDFRLSIYNRWGALVWTGDNSRDDWDGTASEGFRLSGKDLPGGTYYYILELNDPDYPNPLAGFVYLKK
- a CDS encoding trimeric intracellular cation channel family protein, whose protein sequence is MFYLLDIIGTMAFAVSGALTAMNKKLDPFGVYIIAFVTAVGGGTLRDIMIGRTPVGWMRDPNYVYLISAGFFLAILFRKKLDRLRVSLFLFDTIGLGVFTLIGLEKGINIGLHPVICIALGTMTASFGGVIRDILCNEIPVIFRREIYATICIVGGVVFFALQKTGLGKDAIYLITSCIIIALRLMAVKFRWYLSPLERG